The Parabacteroides sp. FAFU027 genome includes a window with the following:
- a CDS encoding class I SAM-dependent DNA methyltransferase, producing MVDQFATKATNWDNNSVRREMTKKFINIIRKHTQIKPATHVLDFGCGTGMIGLHFAPEAEKVKMVDTSPAMLEVLMTKIQDAGHQNVHVYPHDIEKTEEHNNIIVSLMTLHHVDNHIDILRKFYQKLHEDGLVIIGDLMPEDGSFHSPEIVPHNGIHPKTLSRLCQKVGFEVEWCYKFHSIHKKTEQGSLKSYDMFVLVARKPKSR from the coding sequence AAATGACAAAAAAGTTTATCAACATCATCAGAAAACACACACAAATCAAACCGGCAACTCATGTATTGGATTTTGGCTGCGGCACAGGGATGATTGGATTACACTTTGCACCTGAAGCTGAAAAAGTAAAAATGGTCGACACCTCACCCGCCATGCTCGAGGTTTTAATGACAAAGATCCAGGATGCCGGGCACCAAAACGTACACGTTTACCCTCATGACATTGAAAAGACGGAAGAGCATAACAATATTATCGTTTCGCTCATGACTCTTCATCACGTTGATAATCATATTGACATTCTTCGCAAATTCTATCAAAAACTTCATGAAGATGGCTTAGTAATCATCGGAGACCTGATGCCCGAGGATGGAAGTTTTCATTCACCGGAGATTGTTCCTCACAATGGTATCCATCCCAAAACGCTAAGCAGACTCTGTCAAAAAGTCGGTTTTGAAGTTGAATGGTGCTATAAGTTCCATTCTATTCACAAAAAAACAGAGCAGGGCTCTCTCAAATCATACGATATGTTTGTATTAGTAGCCCGGAAACCCAAATCAAGATAA
- a CDS encoding DUF2461 domain-containing protein encodes MELSIIFDYLKRLEKNNNREWFAANKNEFELARDVFTKFVDCLINEVTKFDPSVKGLEAKDAIFRIYRDTRFSPDKTPYKIHFAAFIASGGRKSARGGYYLHLQPGECGIAGGIYGPQPEVLKALRQSVFENIEEFLEIVKNPDFEVYYKEMYGEKLKSVPRPFPKDFIHGEWLKPKHYCVDTALSDEFFCQPDSLQRTTDIMRLLYPMNRFLNFAVDELYGLS; translated from the coding sequence ATGGAGTTGAGTATAATATTTGATTACCTTAAACGACTTGAAAAGAATAATAACCGAGAGTGGTTTGCTGCTAATAAGAATGAATTCGAATTGGCTCGTGATGTTTTTACAAAGTTCGTCGATTGCCTGATTAATGAGGTGACTAAATTTGATCCGTCAGTTAAAGGATTAGAGGCGAAAGATGCTATTTTTAGAATTTACAGGGATACCCGTTTTTCTCCGGATAAAACGCCGTACAAGATTCATTTTGCAGCATTTATCGCTTCTGGCGGACGCAAAAGCGCCAGAGGTGGATATTATCTGCATTTGCAACCGGGTGAATGTGGAATAGCCGGGGGGATCTATGGCCCACAACCAGAGGTGTTAAAGGCTCTTCGTCAAAGTGTTTTTGAGAATATAGAAGAATTTCTGGAGATTGTGAAGAACCCTGATTTTGAGGTTTATTATAAGGAAATGTATGGCGAGAAACTTAAATCAGTTCCCCGCCCATTTCCAAAAGATTTTATTCATGGCGAATGGCTTAAGCCCAAACATTATTGTGTGGACACTGCATTGTCCGATGAGTTTTTCTGCCAGCCTGATTCATTGCAACGGACAACCGATATTATGAGGCTATTGTATCCGATGAACCGGTTTTTGAATTTTGCTGTAGATGAATTGTATGGATTATCTTGA